The genomic region CTTTTTTCGCTTCTTCTACATTCCCTAATTTCACGCCGTTTTCTGTGTCATAAGGCACGCCAAAAACCTTTTTTTGCGTCAAAGCTTCTGCATAAGCGGTGTCAAAATCGCTCTTTTTGATGAATAAATGCTTATAGGCGGGCATGATGCTGTGCGGCACAACGCTTTTAGGATCTAGCATGTGCTTTTCATGCCAATCGGTTGTGCGATAATCCCCCACCCTGTGCAAATCAGGGCCAATCCTTTTAGAACCCCACAAAAATGGCCTGTCATACGCATATTCCCCACTCAAACTATACGCGCCATATCGATCCACCTCAGCTTGAAAAGGGCGAATAAGCTGGGAATGGCAATGATAACAACCTTCTTGGATATAAATTTGCCTCCCCGCTGTCTCTAAAACCGTATAAGGCCGTAAGCCTTCAATCGGGCGAGCGGATTTGAAGAAATTGGGCAAAATCTCCACCAAGCCCGCGATCGCAAACACAAAAATAAACGCAAGAGTGAAAAAGAACGGATTCTTCTCTAAAAAACTAAACATCTCCAACCTCCCCTATCTAGACATAGGCGTGGCGTAATTGGGCTCACGCTCTAATTTTTTGCCTGCTGTGATGGTCATAAAAATATTGTAGGCAAAAATAATAAATCCAATAAAATACATAAGACCCCCAACGCCTCTAATATTGTAATAAGGGATTAGCACCTTAACCGTGTCAATGAACTGGTAAGTAAGATTCCCATACTGATCCACATCCCTCCACATCATCCCTTGCGTGATCCCTGCAATCCACATGGACGAAAAGTAAAGCACAATCCCTAAAGTCATGATCCAAAATTGGAAATCCACAAGCCTGCCTGAATAAATCTCTCTTTTAAAAAGCCTAGGCGTCATGTGATACATGCTTGCAATCAAAGTGAAGCCTACCCACCCAAGCACGCCGTCATGCACATGCCCTATAATCCAATCGGTGAAGTGTGCTAAAGCGTTCACGCTCTTAATGGCTTGAATAGAGCCTTCTAAAGTGGAAAGCATGTAGAAAGTTGAAGCTAAAACTAAGAATTTGATCAAAGGGCTTTCTTTGAGCTGGTGCCACTGGCCCCTCATCGTTAAAAGCATGTTAATGGCTGTCCCCCACGAAGGCAAGATCAACACCACTGAAAACACGCTAGAAAGGGTTTGCACCCAATCAGGCACGGTGGAATAAATCAAATGGTGCCCGCCCGCCCAAATATAAACAAACATCAAGCTCCAGAAAGAAAACAAAGTGAGTTTGTAAGAAAAGATAGGCTGACCGCTCTCTTTAGGCAA from Helicobacter pylori harbors:
- the ccoN gene encoding cytochrome-c oxidase, cbb3-type subunit I: MQENVPLSYDYSISKLFLYAMVGFGIIGMLIGIVLAFELSFPNLNYIAGEYGVFGRLRPLHTNAVIYGFTLGGIWASWYYIGQRVLKITYYQHPFLKIVGLLHFWLWILLLILGVISLFAGLTQSKEYAELMWPLDIIVVVAWVLWGVNMFGSMSVRRENTIYVSLWYYIATYVGIAVMYIFNNLSVPTYFVADMGSVWHSISMYSGSNDALIQWWWGHNAVAFVFTSGVIGTIYYFLPKESGQPIFSYKLTLFSFWSLMFVYIWAGGHHLIYSTVPDWVQTLSSVFSVVLILPSWGTAINMLLTMRGQWHQLKESPLIKFLVLASTFYMLSTLEGSIQAIKSVNALAHFTDWIIGHVHDGVLGWVGFTLIASMYHMTPRLFKREIYSGRLVDFQFWIMTLGIVLYFSSMWIAGITQGMMWRDVDQYGNLTYQFIDTVKVLIPYYNIRGVGGLMYFIGFIIFAYNIFMTITAGKKLEREPNYATPMSR
- the ccoO gene encoding cytochrome-c oxidase, cbb3-type subunit II, producing the protein MFSFLEKNPFFFTLAFIFVFAIAGLVEILPNFFKSARPIEGLRPYTVLETAGRQIYIQEGCYHCHSQLIRPFQAEVDRYGAYSLSGEYAYDRPFLWGSKRIGPDLHRVGDYRTTDWHEKHMLDPKSVVPHSIMPAYKHLFIKKSDFDTAYAEALTQKKVFGVPYDTENGVKLGNVEEAKKAYLEEAKKITADMKDKRVLDAIQRGEVLEIVALIAYLNSLGNSRINANQNAK